The genomic segment GTCGCCGAGCGCGAACCGGCAGACGCTGCCGACGCCCTCGGCCGTCGCCTTCTGGCGCGCCAGATCGAGCATGGTCGGGCTGAAGTCGATCCCGAGCACCTGCGACGCGCCCGCCTTGGCGGCCGGGATGGCGTAGCGACCACCGCCGCAACCCGCGTCGAAGAGCGAGCGCCCCTTCATCGGAGACAACGCTTCGAACGTCTTTTCGAAGCGGATCCGCATCTCCTTGCGCAGGCTCGTGTCGACGTAGCGGGCGAGCGCCCCCTTGCCGCCCTCGTCGTAGATGTGGTCGAAGTCGCGCGCGTAACCCTCGAAGAAGTCGCGCGCGCCGCCGTCGGCTCCGGTCACGGAGCGGTCCATGGATGCCGTTGCCATGCGGTGT from the Deltaproteobacteria bacterium genome contains:
- a CDS encoding class I SAM-dependent methyltransferase; this translates as MATASMDRSVTGADGGARDFFEGYARDFDHIYDEGGKGALARYVDTSLRKEMRIRFEKTFEALSPMKGRSLFDAGCGGGRYAIPAAKAGASQVLGIDFSPTMLDLARQKATAEGVGSVCRFALGDLLTYQVPEKSFDYAIAIGFFDYQKDPEAALRALCRLAKRRVFVSIPKRWHLLTPQRYVRYTFFRCYIRFYSKGEVEQLAAKMKPKKTTIFDIGREYNLLLELE